The Mycolicibacterium mageritense genome contains a region encoding:
- a CDS encoding aminotransferase class I/II-fold pyridoxal phosphate-dependent enzyme, with protein sequence MERESGRERRLRVSSLAAVANPSYSRIDTWNLLDDACRQLLAIHRAGLDTRHVATRAKRLLDRLGAYERYWLYPGADKVEDFRGYLADLATELLSDEVSLAVRLLSEYGDQAALFDTSASLPEQELEVRAKRQQYYTVLLADDSPSSGPESLAENLRALRSPDDDVQFELLVVPSVEDAITAVALNGEIQAAIIRHDLPLRAKDRLPVMARLLGANDLTVATDRTHDWVECGEWIRDLRPHIDRYLVTDESIASPSENEPDIYHRTFYRLNDATDLYSTVVAGMRNRFATPFFDALRLYAASPVGQFHALPVARGASIFNSKSLQDMGEFYGRNIFMAETSSTSGGLDSLLDPHGNLKKAMDKAAKTWGSNQTYFVTNGTSTANKIVVQSLVRPGDIVLIDRNCHKSHHYGLVLAGACPLYLDAYPLEAFAIYGAVSLRTIKKALLDLEAAGQLHRVRMLLLTNCTFDGVVYNPQRVMEEILAIKPDICFLWDEAWYAFATAVPWSRQRTAMISAERLENMLESREYAAEYRAWRESMKDVPREQWVDHRLLPDPAKARIRVYSTHSTHKSLSALRQASMIHIRDEDFNTKNRDAFGEAFLTHTSTSPNQQLLASLDLARRQVDLEGFQLVRYAYNMSLVFRHRVRIDPLVSKWFRILDESDLVPEEYRDSKVRSYRQVSQGALEGWNEAWKTDEFVLDPTRVTLFIGKTGMNGYDFREKVLMERFGIQINKTSINSVLLIFTIGVTWSSVHYLLDALRRIATDLDRKFKSASKADRELQARRIEEITEDLPPLPDFSEFDIAFRPDGASAFGDMRSAFYAGYEESDREYVPLGAAGRRIAEGKTLVSTTFVVPYPPGFPVLVPGQVISKQILYFLAQLDVKEIHGYNPDLGLSVFTEETVARLTAARLGASDTELPRGQLMHDFS encoded by the coding sequence ATGGAGCGGGAAAGCGGACGTGAGAGAAGGTTGCGGGTCTCCTCATTGGCGGCCGTCGCGAATCCGTCGTATTCGCGGATCGACACCTGGAACCTTCTCGATGACGCGTGCAGACAACTGCTGGCGATCCACCGGGCCGGCCTGGACACCAGGCATGTGGCCACCCGCGCGAAACGATTGCTCGACCGCCTCGGCGCCTACGAGCGGTACTGGCTCTACCCGGGTGCGGACAAGGTCGAGGACTTTCGCGGATACCTGGCCGATCTGGCCACCGAACTGCTCAGCGACGAGGTCTCACTCGCGGTGCGTTTGCTGTCCGAGTACGGCGACCAGGCCGCGCTGTTCGACACGTCGGCCTCGCTGCCCGAGCAGGAACTGGAGGTGCGGGCCAAGCGCCAGCAGTACTACACCGTGCTGCTCGCCGACGACTCACCGTCATCGGGGCCTGAGAGCCTGGCCGAGAACCTGCGTGCGCTGCGCAGTCCCGACGACGACGTGCAGTTCGAACTCTTGGTGGTGCCCAGCGTCGAAGACGCGATCACCGCGGTGGCGCTCAACGGTGAGATCCAGGCCGCGATCATCCGCCACGATCTGCCGTTGCGGGCCAAGGACCGGCTGCCGGTGATGGCGCGGTTGCTGGGCGCCAACGACCTGACCGTGGCCACCGACCGCACGCACGACTGGGTGGAGTGCGGTGAGTGGATCCGGGATCTGCGGCCCCACATCGACCGGTATCTGGTCACCGACGAGTCGATCGCGTCACCGAGCGAGAACGAACCGGACATCTATCACCGCACGTTCTACCGGCTCAACGACGCCACCGACCTGTACAGCACGGTGGTGGCCGGGATGCGCAACCGGTTCGCGACGCCGTTCTTCGATGCGCTGCGGCTGTATGCCGCGTCGCCGGTCGGGCAGTTCCATGCGTTGCCGGTCGCCCGCGGCGCCAGCATCTTCAACTCCAAGTCGTTGCAGGACATGGGGGAGTTCTACGGCCGCAACATCTTCATGGCCGAGACGTCGTCGACCTCGGGCGGTTTGGATTCGCTGCTGGATCCGCACGGCAACCTGAAGAAGGCGATGGACAAGGCCGCCAAGACGTGGGGTTCGAACCAGACGTACTTCGTCACCAACGGCACGTCGACGGCGAACAAGATCGTCGTGCAGTCACTCGTGCGGCCCGGCGACATCGTGCTGATCGACCGCAACTGCCACAAGTCGCACCATTACGGCCTGGTGCTGGCCGGGGCGTGCCCGCTGTATCTGGACGCCTATCCCCTGGAAGCGTTCGCGATCTACGGTGCGGTGTCGCTGCGCACCATCAAGAAGGCGTTGCTGGATCTCGAAGCGGCCGGGCAGCTGCACCGGGTGCGCATGCTGTTGTTGACCAACTGCACATTCGACGGCGTGGTCTACAACCCGCAGCGGGTGATGGAGGAGATCCTCGCGATCAAGCCCGACATCTGCTTCCTGTGGGACGAGGCGTGGTATGCGTTCGCCACCGCGGTGCCGTGGTCGCGCCAGCGCACCGCGATGATCTCCGCGGAACGGCTGGAGAACATGCTGGAGTCGCGGGAGTACGCGGCTGAGTACCGCGCGTGGCGCGAGTCGATGAAGGATGTGCCGCGCGAGCAGTGGGTCGACCATCGGCTGCTGCCCGACCCGGCCAAGGCCCGCATCCGGGTGTACTCGACGCATTCCACCCACAAGTCGCTCTCGGCGCTGCGGCAGGCGTCGATGATCCACATTCGCGACGAGGACTTCAACACCAAGAACCGCGACGCGTTCGGCGAGGCGTTTTTGACCCACACCTCGACCTCGCCCAACCAGCAGTTGCTGGCGTCTTTGGACCTCGCCCGCCGCCAGGTCGACCTCGAGGGCTTCCAGCTGGTCCGCTACGCGTACAACATGTCGCTGGTGTTCCGCCACCGCGTGCGCATCGACCCGTTGGTGAGCAAGTGGTTCCGGATCCTCGACGAGTCTGACCTGGTGCCCGAGGAGTACCGCGATTCCAAGGTGCGGTCGTACCGCCAGGTCAGCCAAGGTGCTTTGGAGGGCTGGAACGAGGCGTGGAAGACCGACGAGTTCGTGCTCGACCCGACGCGGGTGACGTTGTTCATCGGCAAGACCGGCATGAACGGCTACGACTTCCGCGAGAAGGTGCTGATGGAGCGGTTCGGCATCCAGATCAACAAGACCTCGATCAACAGCGTGCTGCTGATCTTCACCATCGGCGTCACCTGGTCGAGCGTGCACTATCTGCTCGACGCGTTGCGCCGCATCGCGACCGATCTGGACCGAAAGTTCAAGTCCGCCAGCAAGGCTGACCGCGAGCTGCAGGCCCGGCGCATCGAGGAGATCACCGAGGATCTGCCGCCGCTGCCCGACTTCAGCGAATTCGACATCGCGTTCCGGCCCGACGGCGCAAGCGCGTTCGGGGACATGCGGTCGGCGTTCTACGCGGGCTACGAGGAGTCCGACCGCGAGTACGTCCCGCTTGGCGCGGCCGGCCGGCGGATCGCCGAGGGCAAGACCCTGGTGTCGACGACGTTCGTGGTGCCGTATCCGCCCGGCTTCCCCGTGCTGGTGCCGGGCCAGGTGATCTCGAAACAGATCCTGTACTTCCTGGCTCAGCTCGACGTCAAAGAGATCCACGGTTACAACCCGGATCTGGGCCTGTCGGTCTTCACCGAAGAGACCGTCGCCCGGCTCACGGCGGCGCGGCTGGGAGCGTCCGACACGGAACTGCCGCGCGGCCAACTGATGCACGACTTTTCGTGA
- a CDS encoding CobW family GTP-binding protein: MPTTTDERVPVTVITGFLGAGKTTLVNRILTEQHGRRIAVIENEFGEVGIDDALVLDAEEEIFEMNNGCICCTVRGDLIRILGALMRRRDRFDHILIETTGLADPAPVAQTFFVDDEIRGQLRLDAIVTVVDAAHVLDHLDEIKPDDVENEAVEQVAFADRMILNKVDLVSAERLAAVETRLRGINSGADIVPAQNAKVELDRILDVGAFDLQRVLTDDPAFLEQQDHQHDQTVTSVGIELDGDVDVEKLNSWLGELLATKGIDIFRSKGILALADQPRQYVFQGVHMLFDGTEGRPWRDGEARTNRLVFIGRHLDRAELESGFRACLVNQ, translated from the coding sequence ATGCCGACCACGACTGACGAACGGGTACCTGTCACCGTCATCACCGGATTTCTCGGTGCAGGCAAGACCACCCTGGTCAACCGGATCCTCACCGAACAGCACGGTAGGCGGATCGCGGTGATAGAGAACGAGTTCGGGGAAGTCGGCATCGACGACGCGCTCGTACTCGACGCCGAAGAAGAGATCTTCGAGATGAACAACGGCTGCATCTGCTGCACGGTGCGCGGCGACCTCATCCGCATCCTCGGCGCACTGATGCGTCGCCGGGATCGCTTCGACCACATCCTCATCGAGACCACGGGCCTGGCCGACCCCGCACCCGTCGCCCAGACGTTCTTCGTCGACGACGAGATCCGCGGGCAGCTTCGCCTCGACGCGATCGTGACCGTCGTCGATGCGGCACACGTGCTCGACCACCTCGACGAAATCAAGCCCGACGACGTCGAGAACGAGGCCGTCGAGCAGGTGGCCTTCGCCGACCGGATGATCCTCAACAAGGTCGATCTCGTCAGCGCCGAGCGACTCGCCGCGGTCGAAACCCGCCTGCGCGGCATCAACTCCGGTGCCGACATCGTGCCTGCGCAGAACGCAAAGGTCGAGCTCGACCGCATCCTCGACGTCGGCGCATTCGATCTCCAGCGCGTGCTCACCGACGATCCCGCGTTCCTCGAGCAGCAGGACCACCAGCACGACCAGACCGTGACCTCGGTCGGAATCGAACTCGACGGCGATGTCGACGTCGAGAAACTCAACTCGTGGCTCGGAGAACTGTTGGCCACCAAGGGAATCGACATCTTCCGCAGCAAGGGCATCCTCGCCCTGGCCGACCAACCGCGGCAGTACGTCTTCCAGGGCGTGCACATGCTGTTCGACGGCACCGAGGGCAGGCCCTGGCGGGACGGGGAAGCGCGCACCAACCGACTCGTCTTCATCGGACGCCACCTGGACAGAGCCGAACTCGAATCCGGCTTCCGAGCCTGCCTGGTGAACCAGTGA
- a CDS encoding WD40 repeat domain-containing protein: MSRSVLAGDTWRLSVDDAVAALAASPQGRIAVAGAEGSVTILAADGIVESRQELSLGCLTVAWSPAGDRLAVGSVHGVDVLDAHGSVIGGRHGGWCSSVAWSFDGARLAAAVGRTAIVLDSHGTELLSAERASTVTGVAWVNRRVASAAYGGVRVHPVARDSAPDVLPFKGSLLALAVSTDRKWAASGNQDATLHVWRIGRRGEELGMSGYPTKITALAFSPDSALLASGGGEDVTVWDFTGRGPRGSTPRILRGHDDAVTSIAWSARGDLLAATSDDGRAAVWSPRSAVPGRPLTPTDSLNRDSPATAVTWDAAGRLLAGWADATVAAHVVGGA, encoded by the coding sequence GTGAGCCGATCGGTACTGGCCGGCGACACCTGGCGGCTCAGCGTCGACGATGCGGTGGCCGCGTTGGCCGCGTCACCGCAGGGCCGGATCGCCGTCGCGGGTGCGGAGGGTTCGGTCACGATTCTGGCGGCCGACGGCATCGTCGAGTCCCGGCAGGAACTCTCGCTCGGATGCCTCACCGTGGCATGGTCACCGGCAGGTGACCGGCTCGCAGTCGGATCGGTTCACGGAGTGGACGTGCTCGACGCCCACGGCAGCGTCATCGGCGGACGGCACGGAGGCTGGTGCTCGTCGGTCGCGTGGAGTTTCGACGGAGCGCGGCTGGCCGCCGCGGTGGGCCGCACCGCGATCGTCCTCGACTCGCACGGCACGGAGCTTCTCTCTGCCGAGCGGGCCAGCACTGTGACCGGCGTGGCGTGGGTCAACCGCCGGGTGGCCAGCGCCGCCTACGGTGGCGTGCGCGTCCACCCTGTCGCGCGTGATTCGGCACCGGATGTGTTGCCGTTCAAGGGATCACTGCTCGCACTCGCCGTCAGCACCGACCGAAAGTGGGCTGCCAGCGGCAATCAAGATGCGACACTGCACGTCTGGCGGATCGGCCGGCGCGGCGAGGAGCTCGGCATGTCCGGGTATCCGACGAAGATCACCGCACTGGCCTTCTCGCCCGACTCGGCGCTGCTGGCCTCGGGCGGCGGCGAGGACGTCACGGTGTGGGATTTCACCGGCCGAGGCCCGCGGGGCAGCACACCGCGGATACTGCGCGGTCATGACGACGCCGTCACCTCCATCGCGTGGTCGGCCCGCGGCGACCTGCTCGCTGCGACATCCGACGACGGCCGGGCAGCGGTGTGGTCGCCCCGCTCGGCAGTGCCGGGCCGGCCGCTCACCCCGACCGATTCGCTGAACCGGGACTCCCCGGCGACCGCCGTCACCTGGGACGCGGCGGGCCGACTGCTCGCGGGCTGGGCGGATGCCACGGTTGCGGCTCACGTGGTGGGCGGTGCCTGA
- a CDS encoding MMPL/RND family transporter yields the protein MTKNTHAHPRRPLVAHSLRIFAIPVILFWVAFAVVVNVIAPQLEIVGEEHSAPMAPEDAPSMIAMHRMGGNFKEFDSNSTVMVVVEGQQALGPDAHRYYDEIIRKLREDPEHIQHIQDFWGDTLTAAGAQSADGKASYVMLNLAGQQGQTLANEGVQKVRDIIKDTPAPPGVQAYVAGPAALTDDMHVIGNASLGQITLYTLVAIAVMLLIVYRSIRTTLVQLLLTAIGLLSSRGLISVLATHDVFGLTTFAGNILTMLAIAAATDYGIFLFGRYREARGAGEEREDAYYTTFKSVAPVIIGSGLTIAGATYCLSFARLPYFSTMGAPVAIGMIVVVASSVTMGPAVLFLGSKVGLYEAKKPPKGRFWRKVGTAVVRWPAPILVASSFIVLIGVVAVPGYKPAYNDRWYLPADAPVNIGFASADRHFTQARMNPDILLVEADHDMRNPADMLVLDRVAKNVLRTEGIAMVQSITRPLGIPIQHSSIPFQTAIQGQTQNLNLPFQRDQLANQLKMVDAMNVSISILEEQYQLSLQQTKLTQDSAAKSQEILDVTKKLRDSIANFDDQFRPLRNYFYWEPHCFDIPMCAAARSVFDSLDGIDELTDKTASVQVNTDQLADLAPKLTALLPQTIASMKTSRDLSLASYNSQKALLDQMQAMNDTALAMGQSFDEAKNDDLFYLPPEAFQNPDFERGLKMFLSPDGKSARMFITHQSDPATPEGIARVNAERTAAQEGLKMSSLSDAKIYLGGVAATYKDMSDGARYDLMIAVVSALTLIFMIMLILTRSAVAALVIVGTAASSIAASFGISVLLWQDLFGIHVHWLVMLMSVIILLAVGSDYNLLLVSRFKDEIYAGLKTGIVRSMAGTGGVVTSAGLVFAATMAAMLGSELVVLAQMGSTIAIGLLLDTLIVRSLLMPSIATLLGRWFWWPQVVYPRGDNQFRKPQPQRRDDDEDTAAIPVPS from the coding sequence ATGACAAAGAACACTCACGCACATCCCCGCAGGCCGCTCGTCGCGCACAGCCTGCGCATCTTCGCCATCCCGGTCATCCTGTTCTGGGTCGCGTTCGCCGTCGTCGTGAACGTCATCGCACCGCAGCTCGAGATCGTGGGCGAGGAGCACTCCGCCCCGATGGCCCCCGAAGATGCGCCGTCGATGATCGCAATGCACCGGATGGGCGGCAACTTCAAGGAATTCGACTCCAACAGCACGGTGATGGTGGTGGTCGAGGGGCAGCAGGCCCTGGGCCCGGATGCCCACCGCTACTACGACGAGATCATCCGCAAACTTCGCGAAGACCCCGAGCACATCCAGCACATCCAGGACTTCTGGGGCGATACGCTGACCGCTGCCGGTGCCCAGAGCGCCGACGGCAAAGCCTCGTACGTGATGCTGAATCTGGCTGGGCAGCAAGGCCAGACGCTGGCGAATGAAGGCGTGCAGAAGGTGCGCGACATCATCAAGGACACGCCCGCGCCGCCGGGTGTGCAGGCATACGTCGCCGGACCCGCTGCCCTCACCGACGACATGCACGTCATCGGCAACGCCAGCCTCGGCCAGATCACGCTCTACACGCTCGTGGCGATTGCGGTGATGCTGCTGATCGTCTACCGCTCGATCCGCACCACCCTGGTGCAGTTGCTGCTCACCGCGATCGGGCTGCTGTCATCACGCGGTCTGATCTCGGTCCTGGCCACTCACGACGTGTTCGGACTGACCACCTTCGCCGGGAACATCCTCACGATGCTGGCAATTGCGGCCGCCACCGACTACGGCATCTTCCTGTTCGGCCGCTACCGCGAAGCCCGCGGCGCCGGCGAGGAACGCGAGGACGCCTACTACACGACGTTCAAGTCGGTCGCGCCGGTCATCATCGGTTCGGGCCTGACGATCGCCGGCGCCACGTACTGCCTCAGCTTCGCCCGGTTGCCGTACTTCAGCACCATGGGTGCGCCCGTCGCGATCGGCATGATCGTGGTGGTGGCATCGTCGGTGACGATGGGCCCCGCTGTGCTGTTCCTCGGCAGTAAGGTGGGCCTCTACGAGGCGAAAAAGCCGCCCAAAGGCCGGTTCTGGCGCAAGGTCGGCACTGCGGTGGTGCGGTGGCCCGCGCCGATCCTGGTGGCCAGCTCGTTCATCGTGCTGATCGGCGTGGTGGCCGTCCCGGGATACAAGCCGGCCTACAACGATCGGTGGTACCTGCCCGCCGACGCCCCGGTGAACATCGGATTCGCCTCGGCCGACCGGCATTTCACGCAGGCCCGCATGAACCCCGACATCCTGCTGGTCGAGGCCGACCACGACATGCGCAACCCCGCCGACATGCTGGTGCTGGACCGCGTGGCCAAGAACGTGTTGCGGACGGAGGGCATCGCGATGGTGCAGAGCATCACCCGGCCACTGGGTATCCCCATCCAGCACAGTTCGATTCCGTTCCAGACCGCCATCCAGGGGCAGACGCAGAACCTGAACCTGCCGTTCCAGCGCGATCAACTGGCCAACCAGCTGAAAATGGTTGATGCGATGAACGTCTCGATCTCGATCCTGGAGGAGCAGTACCAACTGTCGCTCCAACAGACCAAGCTCACCCAGGACTCGGCCGCCAAGTCGCAGGAGATCCTCGACGTCACCAAGAAACTGCGCGACAGCATCGCGAACTTCGACGACCAGTTCCGGCCCCTGCGCAACTATTTCTACTGGGAACCGCACTGCTTCGACATACCCATGTGCGCCGCGGCGCGGTCGGTCTTCGATTCGCTCGACGGCATCGACGAGCTGACCGACAAGACGGCCTCTGTACAGGTCAACACCGACCAACTGGCAGACCTGGCACCGAAACTGACCGCGCTGCTGCCACAGACGATCGCCTCGATGAAGACCAGCCGGGATCTGTCGCTCGCGTCGTACAACTCGCAGAAGGCCCTGCTCGACCAGATGCAGGCGATGAACGACACGGCGCTGGCCATGGGGCAGAGCTTCGACGAAGCCAAGAACGACGATCTGTTCTACCTGCCGCCGGAGGCGTTCCAGAATCCCGATTTCGAGCGCGGCCTGAAGATGTTCCTGTCACCTGACGGCAAATCCGCGCGCATGTTCATCACGCACCAGAGCGATCCCGCGACACCCGAGGGCATCGCCCGTGTCAACGCCGAGCGTACGGCGGCCCAGGAGGGCTTGAAGATGTCGTCGCTGTCGGACGCCAAGATCTACCTCGGCGGCGTCGCGGCCACGTACAAGGACATGAGCGACGGGGCCCGCTACGACCTGATGATCGCCGTGGTGTCGGCCCTCACGCTGATCTTCATGATCATGCTCATCCTGACCCGCAGTGCGGTGGCGGCGCTGGTCATCGTGGGCACCGCGGCCAGCTCGATCGCCGCGTCCTTCGGCATCTCGGTGTTGTTGTGGCAGGACTTGTTCGGCATCCATGTGCACTGGCTGGTCATGCTGATGTCGGTGATCATCCTGCTGGCGGTCGGATCGGACTACAACCTGCTGCTGGTGTCCCGGTTCAAGGACGAGATCTACGCGGGCCTCAAGACCGGCATCGTCCGGTCGATGGCCGGGACCGGCGGCGTGGTGACCTCGGCGGGCTTGGTGTTCGCCGCGACCATGGCGGCGATGCTGGGCAGCGAACTGGTGGTGCTGGCCCAGATGGGCTCGACCATCGCGATCGGGTTGTTGCTCGACACCCTCATCGTGCGGTCGTTGTTGATGCCGTCGATCGCAACCTTGTTGGGCCGGTGGTTCTGGTGGCCGCAGGTCGTCTATCCGCGCGGCGACAACCAGTTCCGCAAACCGCAACCGCAACGCCGCGATGACGACGAAGACACCGCGGCCATCCCGGTGCCGAGCTGA
- a CDS encoding MmpS family transport accessory protein — MPVARLFKHAWIPLVLVVVLAISGLVVSRLHRMFGSEDLNANAGAGIEIVQFNPKILVYDVYGPAGATAQISYFDPDAKVHEITATLPWSITLQTTLPTVSANLMARAEGDAIGCRVTVNGIVREEKSADGINAQTYCLVKSA; from the coding sequence ATGCCGGTTGCACGGCTGTTCAAGCATGCGTGGATTCCGCTGGTGCTGGTGGTGGTGCTGGCCATCTCTGGGTTGGTCGTATCGCGACTGCATCGGATGTTCGGTTCCGAAGACCTCAACGCGAACGCGGGCGCCGGCATCGAGATCGTCCAGTTCAACCCGAAAATCCTCGTCTATGACGTATACGGTCCTGCCGGGGCAACCGCCCAGATCAGCTATTTCGATCCCGACGCCAAGGTTCACGAGATCACCGCGACCCTGCCGTGGTCGATCACGCTGCAGACCACGTTGCCCACGGTCAGCGCCAACCTGATGGCGCGCGCAGAGGGGGACGCAATCGGATGCCGGGTCACCGTGAACGGCATTGTCCGCGAGGAGAAATCAGCCGATGGCATCAACGCCCAGACGTACTGCCTGGTGAAGTCCGCATGA
- a CDS encoding sigma-70 family RNA polymerase sigma factor gives MHDTTFDCSRSYPEIDARFVIQALPHIDQISRGARRLTINTYDAEDLVQDTFLKAYSGFRTYQDGTNIRAWLFRIMYNTWTNNYRIRQRRPQEVLCEQFTDFQLSAEQNHTSAGLRSAEIEALDALGDDEIAHALRAIPPANRLAVYLADVEGYQYREIAALMGIPIGTVMSRLARGRRRLRELLADVAAERGMARRSDGYAAAPFAARRPR, from the coding sequence ATGCATGACACCACATTCGATTGCAGCCGGTCGTATCCCGAGATCGATGCCCGCTTCGTGATCCAAGCGCTGCCGCACATCGACCAGATCTCCAGAGGCGCCCGTCGCCTGACCATCAACACCTACGACGCCGAGGATCTGGTGCAGGACACGTTTCTCAAGGCTTACAGCGGTTTTCGCACCTACCAGGACGGCACCAACATTCGGGCCTGGTTGTTCCGCATCATGTACAACACCTGGACCAACAACTACCGCATCCGACAACGACGGCCGCAAGAGGTGCTGTGCGAGCAGTTCACCGACTTTCAACTCTCGGCCGAGCAGAATCACACCTCAGCCGGCCTGCGATCGGCTGAGATCGAAGCCCTCGACGCACTGGGCGACGACGAAATCGCACACGCGCTCAGGGCGATACCGCCGGCCAACCGGCTCGCGGTATACCTTGCCGATGTCGAGGGCTACCAGTATCGCGAGATCGCCGCGCTCATGGGAATCCCCATCGGCACCGTGATGTCCCGACTTGCCCGGGGCCGCAGGCGATTGCGCGAACTGCTCGCCGATGTCGCCGCCGAACGCGGGATGGCACGGCGCAGTGACGGCTATGCAGCAGCGCCGTTCGCCGCACGCCGACCGAGATAG
- a CDS encoding sigma-70 family RNA polymerase sigma factor, whose amino-acid sequence MPSTGRAKVLENDDLTKRFERDALPLLDQLYSAACRYTRSAADAEDLVQETMVKAYASFHTYRDGTNIRAWLFRILTNTWINAYRTAQRRPEEVLADAINDAQLAAVARRSSVELASAELAALDAMGDDEVRQALGQLPDFQRIVVYYADVEGFQYKEIADILQIPVGTVMSRLHRGRRNLRDLLAELGTARGYLGRRAANGAAA is encoded by the coding sequence ATGCCATCAACCGGTCGGGCAAAAGTGCTCGAAAATGACGATCTGACAAAGCGTTTCGAACGCGACGCGTTGCCGCTGCTGGATCAGCTGTACTCGGCTGCCTGCCGGTACACGCGCAGCGCCGCCGATGCCGAGGATCTGGTGCAGGAGACCATGGTCAAGGCGTACGCGAGCTTTCACACCTATCGGGACGGCACCAACATTCGGGCCTGGCTGTTCCGCATCCTGACCAACACGTGGATCAACGCGTATCGCACTGCGCAACGGCGGCCCGAAGAGGTGCTCGCCGACGCGATCAACGATGCCCAACTCGCGGCTGTCGCGCGACGTTCCTCGGTCGAGTTGGCGTCCGCGGAACTGGCCGCGCTCGACGCCATGGGGGATGACGAGGTTCGGCAGGCCCTGGGGCAACTGCCCGACTTCCAGCGCATCGTCGTCTACTACGCCGACGTCGAAGGCTTCCAGTACAAGGAGATCGCCGACATTCTGCAGATTCCCGTGGGCACGGTGATGTCGCGACTGCATCGTGGCCGGCGAAATCTGCGTGATCTGCTCGCCGAACTCGGCACTGCACGAGGCTATCTCGGTCGGCGTGCGGCGAACGGCGCTGCTGCATAG
- a CDS encoding NCS2 family permease, with amino-acid sequence MNRLDRFFEISARGSTVSSEVRGGLVTFIAMAYIIVLNPVILSGSADVDGNKLEFAQVSATTCLAAGVMTILFGIIARLPFAFAAGLGINSFLATTVVGSITWPEAMGLVVIDGLIIVALAASGFRRLVFDAVPMQLKLAITAGIGLFILFIGLVDAGFVGSTGLPSPPVGLGTGGVGSINTVPTVVFVFTLLVTGILVARKVRGGILIGLVTGTVAAVVVEAIWHLGSAQEKPGGWGLSVPTLSGSPFALPDLSLVGEVSLGSFSRIGVLAAIMLVFTLVFANFFDAMGTMTGLSREAGLSDDKGNFPRLKSALIVEGAGAVVGGSASASSNTVFIESGAGIEEGSRTGFANLITGLLFLAAMFVAPLASIVPTEVAAAALVIVGAMMVSQLRHIDLSEFSVALPVVLTVATMAFSYSIANGIGVGFVAWAVLRSAAGKAREVSPLLWIVAAGFVLYFARGWIESLIGM; translated from the coding sequence ATGAATCGCCTCGATCGCTTCTTCGAGATCTCGGCCCGTGGCTCCACGGTCTCCTCCGAGGTCCGCGGCGGCCTGGTCACCTTCATCGCGATGGCCTACATCATCGTGCTGAATCCGGTGATCCTGTCGGGCTCTGCCGATGTCGACGGCAACAAGCTCGAATTCGCGCAGGTTTCGGCCACCACGTGCCTCGCGGCGGGCGTGATGACGATCCTGTTCGGCATCATCGCGCGCCTGCCGTTCGCGTTCGCCGCGGGTCTTGGCATCAACTCGTTCCTGGCCACCACCGTGGTGGGCTCGATCACCTGGCCCGAGGCGATGGGCCTCGTGGTCATCGACGGCCTGATCATCGTGGCATTGGCGGCCAGCGGGTTTCGCCGCCTGGTCTTCGACGCCGTCCCCATGCAGCTCAAACTGGCGATCACCGCGGGCATCGGGCTGTTCATCCTGTTCATCGGCCTTGTCGATGCCGGGTTCGTCGGCTCGACCGGGCTGCCATCTCCCCCGGTGGGGCTCGGCACCGGCGGCGTCGGCTCGATCAACACCGTGCCGACGGTGGTCTTCGTGTTCACCCTGCTGGTCACCGGAATCCTGGTGGCGCGAAAGGTGCGCGGCGGCATCCTGATCGGCCTGGTGACGGGCACCGTCGCGGCCGTCGTCGTCGAGGCGATCTGGCACCTCGGGTCAGCCCAGGAAAAGCCCGGCGGATGGGGTTTGTCGGTCCCGACACTGTCCGGCTCGCCGTTCGCGCTGCCCGATCTTTCGCTGGTCGGCGAGGTCAGCCTCGGCAGCTTCAGCCGGATCGGCGTCCTGGCCGCGATCATGCTGGTGTTCACCCTGGTGTTCGCGAACTTCTTCGACGCCATGGGAACCATGACGGGCCTGTCCCGCGAGGCCGGGCTGTCCGACGACAAGGGCAACTTTCCACGGCTCAAATCGGCACTGATCGTCGAAGGCGCCGGAGCCGTCGTCGGCGGATCCGCGTCGGCCTCGTCGAACACCGTCTTCATCGAATCCGGCGCGGGTATCGAGGAGGGTTCCCGCACCGGATTCGCCAACCTGATCACGGGCCTGCTGTTTCTGGCAGCCATGTTCGTCGCCCCACTGGCCTCGATCGTGCCCACCGAGGTGGCCGCGGCCGCCCTGGTGATCGTCGGCGCGATGATGGTGTCGCAGCTGCGCCACATCGACCTTTCCGAATTCTCGGTGGCATTGCCCGTGGTGCTCACCGTGGCGACCATGGCGTTCAGTTACTCGATCGCCAACGGCATCGGGGTCGGTTTCGTGGCATGGGCGGTGCTGCGCTCGGCCGCGGGAAAGGCCCGGGAAGTCAGCCCGTTGCTGTGGATCGTGGCCGCGGGCTTCGTGCTGTACTTCGCGCGCGGCTGGATCGAGTCCCTCATCGGGATGTAG